The following proteins are co-located in the Actinomycetota bacterium genome:
- a CDS encoding aldehyde dehydrogenase — protein sequence MNIDEKLIEQIVRNVVNNIVSPSSAGSAGQAQQQPAGGPLFDTIEEAIASAKIAQKQWVEGGKDIRFGVVENIRKAALANAEKWAKAAVAETGMGRVEDKIIKNIVAAERSLGPEDLEIKSFSRCCNDNGSLTVDMAPYGVIAAITPMTNPAPMVINNTIIMISAGNSVVYLPHPSAIKVTLDSLLVVHDAIVAAGGPRNLITSTKTPNIDNAKIAMSHKDVNLICATGGPAIVDIAMRSGKKVLGAGPGNPPAVVDDTADIARAAREIIHGASFDNNILCNEEKILICMRAVADKLISELGKGNCYMLNNDEAQRVTNLVVKNGEIDKKLMGKDCAVILKQAGINVRDDLRLAVFVTNDEMHPLVQHEQLMPVLPMLIVDTFEEAVRMACRVEHNFKHTAMIHSTNIERITYFAQEINTTTVQVNGSSQRSGGDLNNGGTSWTIAGATGEGCTTPRSFTRQRRLSIYGSMNFVK from the coding sequence GTGAATATAGATGAAAAATTAATAGAGCAGATTGTCAGGAATGTTGTAAATAATATTGTTTCTCCCAGCTCTGCGGGTTCAGCCGGTCAGGCTCAGCAACAGCCGGCCGGAGGTCCTTTGTTTGACACAATAGAGGAAGCCATAGCATCTGCAAAGATAGCCCAGAAACAATGGGTGGAGGGCGGAAAAGATATAAGATTCGGCGTTGTTGAAAATATCAGAAAAGCCGCACTTGCAAATGCAGAAAAATGGGCTAAAGCAGCAGTGGCTGAAACCGGAATGGGAAGAGTTGAGGACAAAATAATTAAAAATATTGTTGCTGCCGAGAGATCGCTGGGTCCTGAAGATCTTGAAATCAAAAGCTTCAGCAGGTGCTGTAATGATAATGGTTCCCTGACGGTTGATATGGCTCCATACGGTGTCATAGCTGCAATAACTCCGATGACCAATCCGGCACCCATGGTTATAAATAATACAATTATAATGATTTCGGCAGGAAATTCTGTTGTTTATCTTCCGCATCCTTCAGCAATTAAAGTTACTCTGGATTCTCTTTTGGTGGTTCATGATGCCATAGTTGCGGCCGGAGGGCCAAGAAATCTTATTACTTCAACAAAGACACCAAATATAGATAATGCAAAGATTGCCATGTCTCACAAAGATGTAAACCTTATCTGTGCCACCGGAGGCCCGGCAATAGTTGATATAGCTATGAGGAGCGGGAAAAAAGTGCTTGGTGCAGGACCGGGTAATCCGCCGGCTGTGGTTGACGATACTGCAGACATAGCAAGAGCTGCCAGGGAAATAATACACGGAGCTTCTTTTGACAACAATATTCTTTGCAATGAAGAGAAAATCCTTATATGCATGAGAGCTGTTGCAGACAAGCTCATTAGCGAACTTGGCAAAGGCAATTGCTATATGCTTAATAATGATGAAGCTCAAAGAGTTACAAATCTTGTAGTTAAAAATGGCGAAATAGACAAGAAATTAATGGGAAAAGACTGTGCAGTGATATTAAAACAGGCGGGAATAAATGTCAGGGATGACTTAAGGCTTGCCGTTTTTGTTACCAATGATGAAATGCATCCACTTGTTCAGCACGAACAACTTATGCCGGTACTTCCCATGCTTATAGTTGACACATTTGAAGAAGCTGTAAGAATGGCCTGCAGGGTTGAGCATAATTTCAAACACACAGCCATGATTCATTCAACCAATATTGAAAGGATCACTTACTTTGCACAGGAAATCAATACTACGACAGTGCAGGTAAATGGTTCATCCCAGAGATCCGGAGGAGATCTTAATAATGGCGGAACTTCCTGGACAATTGCAGGCGCAACAGGAGAAGGATGTACAACTCCAAGATCCTTTACAAGGCAGAGAAGACTCTCAATATACGGTTCTATGAACTTTGTAAAATAA
- the larA gene encoding nickel-dependent lactate racemase, with the protein MKFKLNYGYDGLEIEVKDSNVFDIAESRNADVVKSPVKALKESFRNPIGTNPLSEKISTAGRICIVISDSTRAVPTKIILEALLSEMENCSIKKEQITILIATGLHRPNLGSELENLVGREIMDNYKIVNHYARDRQACKMIGNTRRGTPVIINKTYLEADFRILTGLIEPHFMAGFSGGRKAICPGISYMDMFKHFHGPEILESPFASNAVLENNPFHMESLEIAKMAGVDFIVNVTINKNKEITGIFSGDLEAAFYEGAAFCKEYNSYKIKGEADIVITSGGGLPLDATLYQAVKGMVAAMPAVKKDGMIIIASECNEEIGSKEFVELVTNEKDLDAFIEKIKDPDFFVIDQWELEELAKARKKAEIYLYSPCLSACANKIPDGTLKLVPSVEEALEIGFEKFGRDAKVTIIPEGPYTIPIK; encoded by the coding sequence ATGAAGTTCAAACTTAATTACGGTTATGATGGTCTTGAAATAGAAGTAAAAGATAGCAACGTTTTTGATATTGCTGAGAGCAGGAATGCAGATGTGGTAAAGTCTCCCGTAAAAGCATTAAAAGAAAGTTTTAGAAATCCTATCGGAACAAATCCCCTCAGTGAAAAAATTTCAACAGCTGGCAGAATATGTATAGTTATTTCTGATTCAACAAGAGCTGTTCCTACAAAAATAATTCTTGAAGCGCTACTTTCAGAGATGGAAAACTGTTCAATAAAAAAAGAGCAGATAACGATACTTATCGCAACAGGTCTTCACAGGCCTAACCTGGGGAGTGAGCTTGAAAATCTTGTTGGCAGGGAAATAATGGATAATTACAAAATCGTTAATCACTATGCCAGAGACAGACAGGCTTGCAAAATGATAGGAAATACCAGAAGGGGTACACCTGTAATAATTAACAAAACGTATCTTGAAGCTGACTTTAGAATCCTTACCGGACTTATTGAACCTCATTTTATGGCAGGATTCTCGGGTGGAAGAAAAGCAATATGTCCCGGAATAAGCTATATGGATATGTTTAAGCATTTTCATGGCCCTGAAATACTTGAATCTCCTTTTGCCTCCAATGCTGTCCTTGAGAATAATCCATTTCATATGGAGTCCCTTGAGATAGCAAAAATGGCAGGAGTTGATTTTATTGTAAATGTAACAATTAATAAAAATAAAGAAATAACAGGAATATTCAGCGGAGATCTGGAAGCAGCATTTTATGAAGGTGCCGCATTCTGTAAGGAGTATAACAGTTATAAAATAAAGGGTGAAGCAGATATAGTAATCACCTCCGGAGGCGGTCTGCCGCTGGATGCTACATTATATCAGGCGGTAAAAGGTATGGTAGCTGCAATGCCTGCGGTAAAAAAAGACGGAATGATAATAATTGCTTCCGAGTGTAATGAAGAGATAGGCAGCAAAGAATTTGTTGAGCTGGTGACAAACGAAAAAGATCTTGATGCTTTTATTGAAAAAATCAAAGATCCGGATTTTTTTGTAATTGATCAGTGGGAACTTGAAGAGCTTGCCAAAGCAAGGAAAAAGGCAGAGATTTATCTTTACAGCCCCTGTCTTTCTGCCTGCGCAAATAAAATACCTGATGGAACACTGAAACTTGTTCCTTCAGTAGAGGAAGCACTTGAAATAGGCTTTGAGAAATTTGGGAGAGATGCAAAAGTCACAATCATTCCTGAAGGACCTTATACTATTCCGATAAAATAG
- a CDS encoding BMC domain-containing protein has translation MNGEAIGLIETKGLVGGVEASDAMVKSANVILISKAYVGSGIVTIVCQGEVAAVKSAVDAGAVAAKRVSEVLATHVIPRPHPELEKILSGRCVRSGRGTFPKSKRQKPAGAVAKAEQQPKGSAGKKTGK, from the coding sequence ATGAACGGTGAAGCAATAGGTTTGATAGAAACAAAAGGCTTGGTTGGCGGCGTTGAAGCTTCAGATGCCATGGTTAAGTCTGCGAATGTAATCCTGATCTCAAAAGCATATGTTGGAAGCGGAATTGTTACCATCGTATGCCAGGGAGAAGTTGCTGCGGTGAAATCTGCCGTGGATGCAGGAGCAGTAGCTGCAAAAAGAGTCTCTGAGGTACTGGCTACACATGTTATTCCAAGACCGCACCCTGAGCTTGAAAAAATCCTTTCAGGCAGATGTGTAAGATCCGGAAGGGGCACTTTCCCCAAATCAAAAAGACAGAAACCGGCTGGAGCTGTTGCAAAAGCAGAACAGCAGCCAAAAGGTTCAGCCGGAAAAAAGACAGGAAAATAA
- a CDS encoding BMC domain-containing protein, which translates to MESSVGVVEFRSIAVGISSVDIIVKASNVSIVDAKTICPGKYYIVFTGGAADVENSYKTIMDKNDDFIIDGCTIMNIYPQLLAALTQTSNISELNAIGVIETLTSPSIFIAADSAVKASDVDLVEIRIARALGGKNFCVINGDISSVKESVMTGIKHAREKDFLVDYQIIASPHPDLYRAIL; encoded by the coding sequence ATGGAAAGCTCAGTTGGTGTTGTAGAGTTCAGGAGTATAGCTGTCGGAATATCATCGGTTGATATAATAGTCAAAGCTTCAAATGTCAGCATTGTTGATGCAAAAACAATATGCCCCGGCAAATATTATATAGTTTTTACCGGCGGTGCAGCTGATGTTGAAAACTCGTATAAAACTATTATGGATAAAAATGATGATTTTATTATTGATGGCTGTACAATTATGAATATTTATCCCCAGCTTCTTGCAGCCCTTACACAGACTTCAAATATAAGCGAATTAAACGCAATAGGTGTAATAGAAACACTTACATCACCATCAATTTTTATTGCAGCTGATTCTGCAGTGAAAGCTTCAGATGTTGATCTGGTGGAAATCAGAATTGCAAGAGCTCTTGGCGGGAAAAATTTTTGTGTCATAAACGGTGATATTTCTTCAGTAAAAGAATCTGTCATGACCGGAATAAAACATGCAAGGGAAAAAGATTTTCTTGTCGACTACCAAATAATAGCATCACCCCATCCTGATCTTTACAGGGCAATATTATAA